From the Corythoichthys intestinalis isolate RoL2023-P3 chromosome 13, ASM3026506v1, whole genome shotgun sequence genome, one window contains:
- the LOC130927983 gene encoding uncharacterized protein LOC130927983, with protein MMELRKLTILDVQIVQSNEVGGSYHMEPEGLVRSLRVLEEFVRVGTLVTDRHVTVNKLVREQFPHIEHLFDIWHIGKGLKKKLQNLSKLHGCEALKPWIGSIINHLYWSVASTRPGDPRLVLDKWESVLSHVQNDHSGFKGSFPRCSHGPLEGRERKKPWLTPHTKLTNELEKLICGSKLLADIRRLSPVYQTSHLEAFHSLVNHFTPKMFAFSYEGMLSRTIVAALHFNENAHRAHSLTRDGVGIYSIHFPKSKQGGHVVRKVL; from the exons ATGATGGAACTGCGGAAGCTAACCATCTTGGATGTGCAGATTGTGCAG AGTAACGAGGTAGGAGGTAGCTACCACATGGAGCCCGAAGGACTGGTTCGGTCACTGCGTGTGCTCGAGGAGTTTGTGCGTGTGGGAACTCTGGTGACAGATCGACATGTGACTGTCAACAAGCTCGTCCGAGAACAGTTCCCACACATTGAGCATCTTTTTGACATCTGGCATATTGGCAAAG GTTTGAAGAAAAAGTTGCAGAACCTCTCTAAGCTGCATGGATGTGAAGCCCTAAAACCCTGGATTGGCAGTATCATCAACCATTTATATTGGTCCGTGGCGTCAACGCGACCTGGGGACCCCAGACTCGTCCTCGACAAGTGGGAGTCAGTACTGAGCCATGTTCAGAATGATCACTCGGGCTTCAAAGGCAGTTTCCCCAGGTGCAGCCATGGTCCTTTGGAAGGTCGGGAACGGAAAAAGCCTTGGCTCACGCCTC ACACCAAGTTGACCAATGAGCTGGAGAAGCTGATCTGTGGCTCCAAACTGTTGGCTGACATTCGCCGGCTGTCTCCAGTCTACCAGACTTCCCACCTGGAAGCCTTCCacagtctggtgaaccattttacACCCAAAATGTTCGCCTTTTCTTACGAGGGGATGCTCAGCAG gacgaTTGTGGCTGCTCTTCACTTCAATGAAAACGCCCATCGAGCCCACAGCTTAACCCGAGACGGAGTGGGGATTTATAGCATCCACTTTCCAAAATCAAAACAAGGCGGCCATGTTGTGCGCAAAGTTTTGTAG